The Waddliaceae bacterium DNA window AATTTTTTGTTTGTCAAAAGAGCTGCTAGCAATTAATTATTGCTCTATTCTATACTTCTCATTAAAACAATAACATTCTAACTGCTAAAGCGTTATATGAAAAATAAAACAGACACAGCGCCTCGCCATCACACTCTTCCTCCATGGCTACGGCGCCCTCTTCCTTCGTGCGGTGCTATTTCGTCAACGCGTTCCGTCTTAGAAAAGCATCGTCTTAATACTGTTTGCGAAGAAGCACAGTGTCCAAATCGCCTTGAGTGTTTCTCTCTAAAGACAGCGACTTTTATCGCTATGGGCAAGGAATGTACGCGCTGCTGCTCTTTCTGTGACGTCGGTTTTTCTACAAAGCCTCTGCCTTTAGACCCTTGCGAGCCGAAAAGTCTTGCTTCTGCTATTTATGACCTTTCTCTTCGCCATGTCGTCATCACCATGGTAACGCGCGACGACCTCGATGACGGCGGTGCCAGACACCTCGCCGATATCATCAGTGCCATTCGTCTCCGCAACCCAAAAACCACCATTGAAGTATTAACGTCAGACTTTTGTTACAACACCGACGCTCTCGATATCGTCATCGCTGCTGATCCTGACGTCTTCAACCACAACATCGAGACTGTCGAGGCACTTACTTCTAAAATCCGCCATAATGCTTCATACTCGCGGTCTCTAGATGTCTTGCGTTATGTAAAGAAAATGTCGCCAACAACGACGTTAAAATCCGGTATGATGGTAGGCTTTGGCGAGAGTGCCGACGACATAGAAAAAACTATCCGCGACCTTCACGATGTCGGCTGCGATATAGTCACTATCGGCCAATATCTACAGCCTAGCGATAAGGCAGTACCCGTCGTTGAATTTGTTACGCCAGAACAGTTCAGTTTATATGAATGTTATGGTAAAGATCTTGGCGTGAAACATATGTTCTGCGGCCCTTTTGTAAGGTCGAGTTATCACGCGAAAAATTTTATAAAAAAACAATAAGGTTATCACTATGAAAAACGAAAAAACACCCTTCAAAGACATCCTCGACGATGTTTCTCGTGAGATGTCAAAAAACCATGACGCCGCCATCGACTCCGACGATGCTATATCTGAAGACCTTCCTGTTATCGATATCCTCGACCATGAAATTCTTATGCACCGCGACGCACATTTCGGTGGGAAATTTGACTTCATGCTCGACTATTATCGTCGTGGTGGTAAAGGGGTGTATAATGAATTCGAGGTGTCACGCATCGAAGAGCTCGCCATCATAGAGAAAGACATCGACAAAGACCTTGCAGCCCTCGTCCTTCTTGGCGTCGAAGCCGAAGAAATCTCCCGCGCCAAAAGCGTCTACTCCAAACTTCGTGAACTCTATGAAGGTAAAAACCATTCGACACCATGCCCTAGGCTTATCGCCGATATGATCCTTTCCGAGGAAGAAGACGCGATAAAAGAAACCGAGGCTGTCATTGCAGAAGGTTCTGGTATAGTATCCCCTCTAATCGATCTATTATGCGCCGATGAATTTTACAGCCCTCTTTTTCCAGGATATGGCTTAGCGCCAGCATTAGCAGCACAATGTCTTGGGAAGATCGGTGACGAAAAAGCTATAATCCCTCTGTTCGAAGCTTTGAGCAAAGTGAATTTCTTTATAGAAGACGCTGTTCTCACAGCGCTAGAAAATATCGGCGTTCCAGCGAAAGAGTTTCTCCTCAACGCTGTAAAGGCTATGCCAATATCTAGCGACAATGAACGCGCTGCCATGGCTTTGACCTATTTTAAAGATGATTCTGAGGTGTCAAAGGTATGTTTTGAGATGCTAAAAAATATCGACATAGAAAAACATCCTATGCTTGCGATGTACCTCGTCCTGACATGTGAATCTCTCGACGACAAAAAATGTCGCCAAGAGTTCATCGATATGTCCACGAAAGTTTTAGAGCCTCTACGCCATGACATGTCTATGATATGCCGACGTTGGCAAAAGTAAAGCCGCTATACATAAAAATTGCTGCGTATAGGACGCCTACAACAATTTTTTATACGCTAGCTCCGGGATATTCTGCAGTTTCTTCTTTGGAATATGCAGCGTCTGTCTTCTCAGAAAATACCGGTGCTCTTCCTATGCTGAAGCAGTCGAAGCCTTTATCCGCAAGGTCTTCAGGGCTGTGCTGATTGCGTCCGTCGAAGAAGGCGTTGCCCTTCATAACATCTCGGACCTCTTTGAAGTCTAAAAATCTGAACTGCTTCCACTCTGTCACTAGAGCAATAGCATCGGCACCTGTAGCGGCTTCCAGCTCATTTTCGCACCATGTTATGTTAGTATGGTCGTCGAGGTGCTTCTTAACATTCTCCATAGCAACGGGGTCGAAAAGGCGCACGTGTGCGCCGGCATCGCGTAGCTGCCTGATAATCGTCAATGCTGGAGCTTCTCTGATATCATCGGTGTCTGGCTTAAATGCCAAGCCCCAGATTGCTATCGTCTTGCCTTCGAGTCCATTTTTATCAGAAAAATAGTTTTTCATCTTTTTAACAAGGACGCTTTTTTGTTTCTCATTGACATTATCAACGGCATCGAGGATATGCGTGTCGTGACCATGTTCTTTTGATGTGGCACGTAGCGCCCTGATGTCTTTAGGAAAGCATGATCCACCATATCCTATCCCCGGGTATAGAAAATACGGCCCTATGCGTTGATCTCCGCCCATGCCACGACGTACGTTGTTAACGTCAGCGCCAACGAGCTCACACAGCCCTGAAATCTCATTCATAAACGAAACCCTTGTCGCCAGCATGGAATTAGAGGCGTATTTCGTCATCTCTGCAGAAACTATATCCATTATAACCAATCTGTCATGGCTTAGCATAAACGGTGAATACAGCTCTTTCATAAGAGCAGCAACACGAACATTGTCGACGCCAATAACGACCCTGTCGGGCTTCATAAAGTCCGCGACGGCATTCCCTTCTTTTAGGAACTCTGGGTTTGATACGATGTCGAATTCAATGTCGACACCGCGGCGGCTCAGCTCTTCGGCAACGACGTTTTTCACTGCGGCGCCAGTGCCTACAGGAACAGTAGACTTATTGACGATGACAGTATAGTCAGCAATGTTTTCGGCGACCTGCTTTGATGCCTGTTTGACGTACTTAAGGTCTGCCGAGCCGTCTTCGTCTTGTGGTGTTGGCACTGCGAGGAAACACACCAAAGACTGTGGCACGGCCTCTTCATAGCTCGTTGTAAAGCTTAGCCTTCCGCTCTCTACATTGCGCTTGACGCGCTCTTCGAGTCCTGGCTCATATATCGGTATTATACCATTAAGGAGGTCTTCTATTTTCTTTTCATTATTGTCGAGGCATATAACATGGTGTCCCATCTCTGCAAAGCATGTCCCTGTTACGAGTCCGACATATCCTGTTCCAACTATCAATAATTTCATCATTCTTTCTCCTTTTACAATTTATTGCTATCTGCCTTTTGCAGCCGTTCTACAACATCTTTAACTTTTTGTGAATGCCCTCTTTGTGCTATGAGGAGGGCATCATCGGTCTCAACTATTATTATATTATCAAGTCCTATCGTCGCTATTGTCCTCTTACTTCCTATTATAAGGCTGTTTTTAGTGTCGCATGCGATAACATCTCCGATGGCGACGTTGCCATTATCATCTTTATCTTTAAACTCGTAATAGCTGTCATACGACCCTATATCCGACCATGTAATATCGAGTGGAAGAACTAATACATTCTGGGCTTTTTCCATAACAGCATAGTCTATAGAGATCTTTGGCATAGTAGGGAAGTCGCTATACATCTCATCATATGTCTTCTGGCTACGTTCATATATCTCATTACAATGTTTTTTCATCTCTGCAAGCATCGTCGCTGGCGTGAAGATAAACATCCCGGAATTCCAAAGATAGCATCCTTCGGAGAGGTATTTCTCTGCAGTGGCGCTGTCGGGTTTCTCTACGAAAGCATCGACGACATATACGCTGTCGTCGACAGCGTCGCCTTCTTTAATATATCCATATCCCGTCTCTGGATGCGTTGGCTGTATTCCGAAGATGACGATATGGCCTTTTTCTGCGAAGCTGCCCGCACGGATTACTGCTTCAGCAAACCTGTCTTCTGGTTCTATATGATGATCTGACGTTACAACAACAACAGGTTCGTCGTCGTTGCAGTTTCCGCGCTCAACGACATATTTCGTCGCTAGGGCTATAGCGGGGGCGGTGTTGCGCATAATAGGCTCGACGATAACGTTTTCATTAGGGATATCGGCGATGTCACGCATCTGCTCAACAATGATATCTCTATAATCGGAATTGGTAACAACAAAGATACTTTCGGCATCACAGACCTTAAGCTGCCGCTGTATCGTTTTCTGGAACAATGATGGCTGTCCATCTATATGTAAGAATTGTTTTGGGTGGCTTTTCCGTGATAACGGCCATAGTCTCGTGCCACAACCCCCTGCAAGTATTATAGTTTTCATTGTTACCCCTCAATTATTTATCGCGAACGCCTTCTAATATACACCATCAAAGATTTTCATCACACCTCAAATATATCCAGAAGCCTATCAAGATCGTCAAGGTTATAGTAATCTATTGTTATCGCGCCAACGCCACTTTTGTCTTTAATGGAAACCTTCGTTCCGAGAGCATGACAAAGCCTGTTTTCAAGGTCTTCGATATATTGGTCGCTTGATGGTTTTTTCTTCTGCTGTGTTGTCCCTTCTGCCATCTTCGCTGCTAGGACCTCCGTCTGCCGCACCGTAAGCCCTTGTTTTACAATGCTTTCATGGAGCTTCCGTCGCAATACGGCGCTTTCAAGGAATAGTATCGCCTTGGCATGACCCATTGTTATTTCTCGCCTTGCTAAGCTGTCCTGTATTTCCTTCGAAAGCTTTAAAAGACGAAGATAGTTCGATACCGTCGAGCGCTTCTTCCCTATGCGTCCGGCTATTTCTTCTTGGCTAAAATCAAACTCTTCAATGAGGTTTTGTAATGCGCTCGCAACTTCGATGGGGTTGAGGTCTACTCTCTGTATATTCTCAATAAGCGCCGCCTGTGCAGACTGTATGTCTTCCCATTTATGGACGATTACTGGTATCACCATATGTCCCGCCATCTTTGCAGCACGAAGTCGTCGCTCTCCAGCAACAAGTTCATAGGTGTCGGTACCAGCAATACGCCTCACCGCTGGCGGCTGTATCACCCCTATACTTTTTATCGACTCCACAAGTGATGTTATATCGTCATTGCTGTCATGGCGTGGCTGATATGGGTTTACAAGGATCTTTGCAATCTCAACATCGCAATATTCCGCTATCTTTTCATCAGAGCCTTCATCATAAACGCCCGTCTTGGCATCGTTATCGCAATATGTCGTCATTATATCTTGCTTTTGTTAATATTCTTTGATAATATACGCCTTCGCTAAAGGCAAAATAAAGTACTAACACTCTAAAACAAAATGCGGTTTTTATGAAGAAAAAACATCCAAAGACACCAATAACTACATTAGAAACGAAGTCTTCTCCCGAGGAAAAAGCCTCTCCACAAGAGCAATGCCATGATCTTGTCGTAAAACATGGAATGACGGTATTATATACAATACTGGGGATCTCTTTGCTGATCTTTGTAAGCTACCGCTTCTCTTCGGGGCGCAAAGCAAAGGCAACAAACGACTATTATCAAGCGTCTGTCCTCGCTGAAAGACTACAAAACGATGCTAACGATTCCGGTCTTCTCTATAGCCTACAAGATATCATTGCCAAGCATCCTGAGCTCAACGCCAAATACTCCCCCCTCATAACACAGATCCTCCTAGGGCATGATGATATTGATACCGCCCGCGACTTCGCCGCCGAAACCCTTAACACAACGAGCACTTCCTCTAGCAACTTCTACAAACGATACACGGCTACATCGATCCTAATCGCTGAAGAGCGTTTCCACGAAGCTTTGACTGCTGCTATAGACCTCAAAAATGACGCTCTTAACAATGAAGCGTTCTCTCCAGAAAATGACAATTTCTCTTTCGGAGATACACTCTTCGCCTATAACCTTCTGCGTATCGCCATCCTACATCAAACTTTAAATGAAGCCGAAAACGAAAACATCGCATGGGAAGAGTTTAAAAGATATGGCGACTGGGACAATGACGACACCCCAAACACTACATACCAACAGCTGATGAATGGCTTCAGTGAAGGAAATGTCTCCCTTATTGACTATATCGCTATGCGGCAAGAAAAACTAAACAAGCTACTCTAAAATTAGTTTGCTAATTTTCCCGAAAACATGGTACATAGAGAGTATATAGTCTTTCCTTGTGAAAGCTTATATTTCAAAAACCGTGGATCGCATGGGCAAAAAGGAGGTGACATAAGGCGTTATAGCTCGAACCCACATCTTTTGAAATTCTTTTTTGAGAAAATGAAGCTCGTCGTCAAAACAACGTCGAGAATAAAATATTATACAGAGCTCCGTGGTAGATCGCTTGTCGACATGTTTATTAATAATGATGAAAACGAAATATTAAAAAACATTGTCGAGCGGTTGATTTCACGAAGTCCTTTATGGAGGTATTGGATTACTGTTAGAAATCACTCCGCAGGTCTTCACGGATATCGTGACTACCATAAAACACGGTAAATGTTTTCCGGGGACGCTTGGAAAAAATATCACGTTCAGCAGCCCGCTACACAAAGCGGGCTGCTTTTTTTTAAACCCGATCATTATCAACCCAATGCGCTCCCTCTCCTTCACCATATGTCTTTTTGCAGCAGCACATCTGCTTTGATTCTATCCTCGCGAAGGTTTTAACATTCGCTCGTCTTTCATCTTCGCACCTGTACCGCTGCAAAAGCCCTATGGCAAAGGATAGAGAACACATTGGGTTGACAATAAAGATAAAGAAGAAGAAGGTGATACTTTTTAGACACCATAATATCATACACAATGACAGAAAACGAAGCACTAGTACTCCTTAATAATGTCCCTTCGCTTGGGAATGTGGCCATGCGCACCTTAATAAAAGCATTAGGCTCAGCAAGGGCAGTTGTCGATGCCGATACCGCTGAAATTGCTAACGTTAAAGGTATTAACAGCACCCTCGCGGAAAAAATCACGGCAACAAAAGGCGAAGATCGGTGGAAATGTGATTTATCTCTTGTCGATAAACATGGAATACATTTAATCTCTTACCTCGATTCTTGTTATCCACGTCGCTTGCGTGAAATTTCTAATTTCCCTCTTTTGTTATATATAAGGGGAAGCGTCGATGTAATAGGGAAGCAGGGCATTGCTCTTGTTGGCACGCGGAATCCTTCGTCTTATGGTTATCGTGAGGCGTTGCGTTTTTCTCGAGAGCTTTCGTCGTTAAGCTTTTCTATTATCAGTGGTTTGGCATTAGGAATCGACACTGCCGCACACCAAGGAGCTTTAGACAAGGGTTCTACTTGTGCTGTTATAGGTTCTGGGATTTCTTCTCTATATCCACGGGAGAATGAAGGTCTTGCCGATATGATAGTCGATTGTGGCGGTGCTATTATCAGCGAGTTCCCTATGATGGCGACTCCTGAGAGGCATCATTTTCCGTTAAGAAACCGTATTGTCAGCGGTCTTTCTTCGGCGGTGTTGTTGATAGAGGCTCCGTGTAAAAGCGGCGCTATGCTTACTAGCGAAGCGGCTTGTTCACAGGGACGTCCGTTGTTTACAATTCCAGGACGTCTTGATGACGAGAGTTTTCGTGGAAACCATCGGCTTATAAAAAGCGGGCGTGCTCTTTTAGCAGAAGGCGGCGCCGACATTGCAGAATATTTTAGCGATTTATTTCGCGCTTCTGCTATTACAGTATAGGAAAGCGGATAGTTAGTGTTTAAGAATATTAATCAGGGATGTGATACATTATGGGAAAATCTTTAATCATAGTAGAATCTCCGGCGAAGATAAAGACGCTGAAGAAATTTCTAGGTCCGGAGTTTCTTTTTGAGTCTTCGATAGGGCATATCCGTGACCTTCCTGCGAGTGGTTTTGGCATCGACATCGAGAATGATTTCGAGCCACACTATGAAGCCATCCCCGGCAAAGAAGATGTCATCGCTAACTTGTGTAAAGCCGCCAAGCAGTGTGACACAGTATATTTATGTCCTGACCCCGACCGCGAGGGGGAAGCTATAGCCTGGCATATCGCTTCTATCTTACCTAAAGACTGTAATATCAAGCGTATCACTTTCAACGCCATAACACGCAAAGCTGTTGTTGAAGCCTTAGAACACCCTCGTGATATCGACTATCCTCTAGTCAATGCCCAGCAGGCACGTCGTCTTCTTGACAGGATTGTCGGCTATAAAATTTCTCCTATCCTCGCCCGCCGCATCCAGCGCGGGAAAGGGCGTTCTGTTTCGGCAGGACGGGTACAATCTGTAGCATTAAAGCTCGTCGTCGACCGTGAATACGAGATCGAGGCATTCAATCCTATAGAATACTGGAATCTTGGCGCTATCCTCGGCACCGAAGGGACAAACTCTTCCTTCTCTTCGCAGTTATATTCCGTCGACGGAAAGCGCATCGAAAAAGAAGCTTCCGACGAAGAGAAGTTTATCACTATCAGCGATAAAAACGCCGCCGATAAGATCCTCCTTTCCCTTAAAAATTCTCCGTTTAGCGTCGTTTCTATCGCCGAGAAAGAAAAACTACGCAACCCCGTCCCTCCTTTTATAACGTCAACGCTGCAGCAAGAGGCTAGCCGTCACCACGGATTCTCCTCCGCCAAGACCATGGACATTGCCCAGACTTTATACGAAGGAGTAGACCTCGACGAAGAGGGCGTAGAGGGCTTAATAACATATATGAGAACAGATTCCGTACGGATCTCTCCAGAAGCCCTCGATGAAGCACGAGCTTTTATTAAAGAAGAGTTTGGCGATGAATATCTTCCTGAAAAGCCTCGAGAGTTTCCTACAAAGAAGAGTGCACAAGACGCTCACGAAGCAATACGCCCTTCGAATTTATCGCGCCCTCCTGAAAAAGTCAGAGACTTCCTCTCTAAAGACGAATATCACTTATATTCTCTTGTCTGGGAGCGTTTCATAGCATCGCAGATGAACCCCGCCCGTTATAATACTATGGCTGTAACCATATCAGCTGGCGACGACATTATCCTTCGTGCCAATGGTTCGAAGAGGATCTTCCCGGGCTTTCTTATCGTCTATGAAGAGAAGAACGACGGAGACGCTTCTAATAACAAAGACAACGAGCTTCCAAACCTTGTCGAAGGACAGACTCTTTCTCTCGAAGACGTAACCTCTCATCAGGCTTTCACCAAGCCGCCAGCGCGTTTTTCCGAAGCTTCGCTTGTCAAAGAGCTTGAGAAGTCTGGGATAGGAAGACCTTCGACATACGCTGCTATAATGAACAAAATACAAAGCCGCGACTATACTGTTAAGCAAAACAGAAGACTTCTTCCTACCGAGCTTGGGTGTGTCATCGCCGATCTGCTAAATGCAAGCTTCCCTAAGATTATGGACACAGAATTCACTGCCCATATGGAAGACGACCTCGAGCTTGTCGCCGAAGATAAAAAAGAGTGGAAAGCGCTGATAAAAGAGTTCTGGGAAGATTTCATCCCTACCGTCGAGCTCGCAGAAAAAGAAGCCTTTGTCCCCAAGAAAATGACTGAAATCGACTGTCCTAAATGCGGAGACCACAAACTTCAGAAGATCTGGTCTAAGTCGAAATATTTCTTCGGATGTTCGGGATATCCCGACTGCGACTTCACCGCCGGAAGCCTTGAAGAGCTGGAATTCAACAGAGACGACTATGCCGAAGGTTTCGACTGGGAGCAGAAATGTCCTCTTTGTAAAGATCCTATGATCGTAAGGCATGGAAGATTCGGCGCCTTTCTCGGATGCTCGAAATATCCCGACTGCCGCGGTATCATCAACATCCCTAAAGAAGGAGAGGAAGTCATCGACCAAAAAAACATGCCTTCATGTCCTGCTATAGGATGCGATGGCGTTATCGTAGTCAGAAAATCCCGTTTTGGTAAGACGTTCTTCTCATGTTCTAGCTTCCCTGACTGTAATGTAATCGTCAATGACCTCGACGACCTCGAAAGCAAATACGTTGACTATCCCAAGACCCCTTACGAGAAAAAGAGCCGTAAAAAGAAGGGCGCTGCCAAGAAGAAGAAAAAAGGCGCTAAAGGTAAAAAAAGCGCCACTACAAAGAAAAAGCGCCGCGCGCCTTCTGTCACACCTTCTGCGTTGTCTCCAGAGCTTGCCGCCGTCGTTGGCGCCGACGAGATGCCAAGACCTATGGTTATCAAGAAGATTTGGGAGCATATCAAGAGCCACGACCTACAAGACTCCAAGGACAAAAGATCGATAAACCCCGACGACCTTCTTGCTGCCGTCTTCGGAAGCTCAGAGCCGATAAATATGTTCACGATGATAAAAGCTTTAGGTCCTCATATTAAGAAAAAAGGATCGTGAGAGATCACTTATCATTATTTTCTTTATGAATCAAAGACTCGATGAAAGGTGTTATCTTGTCGAAAGCTTTAAATCGGTGTGATACACGGTTTTTTGTGCTCTCGTCGAGTTCCGCAAAAGTTTTGTCATAGTCGTTCTTAAGGAACAAGGGGTCGTAGCCAAAACCACTACCTCCGCGTCCTTCTTCAAGGACAACACCTTCGCAGCGCGCCGTAACAATATGTTTTTTTCCTCCAGGGCCTATCATGGAAATACAACATTCGAAGAACGCTGCGCGTTGTAAGTCGGCATATCCTTCCATCTCTTCGAGCAGCTTATTTCTATTGTCGGCATCAGTAGCGCCTTCACCGGCATACCTTGCAGAGTAAACCCCTGGAGCCCCGTCTAAGGCAGGGACGACGAGTCCAGAGTCGTCAGCGATAACAAACTCCCCTAAATTTTTAGCGGCGTGTTCTGCTTTAATATTAGCGTTCTCTTCGAAGGTTTTTCCTGTCTCTTCAGGAGCGACATATTCCGGGAAATCACGAAGCGATAAAAGTTCAATATCGGGAACGCTTTTGAACATTTCACGATATTCTCTGATCTTATGAAGGTTGTTGCTTGCTATGATACATCTCATGGGTATTACTCCTCAAAAATATTCTTTACTGATACTATATTATATATCTCATCTTTGAAACGAAAAGTTTCTCCCTCTTTATTCCCAATCATTTCTTCTGCGAACCTAGAACGATATGAAAGAACTCCTTTGTCAGGATCTGCTTCCCACGGCCCCAAGATAGTATACGTTATTTTTTTTCCTTGAGAGTCCTCAAGGTCTACCTTAGTGCCTATATCAATACGATCACTAGCAACATCATCGGCAGTAAGGACCCTTGCCTTGTTGAGCTGCTGCGTCAATGTCTTGAGTTCCCCCTGCAGACGCCTTCTTTTTTCAAGGGCAAACTTATATTCTGCGTTTTCTCTAAGGTCGCCAAGAGCCCGTGCTGCTTCTATTTCTCGAGCATTAGACACTGTCTCGACAGTAGCGATGTGTTCTATGCGTTTCTGCATGGCATTGAATCCTTCCTGTGTCGCCCACATGACATCATCGACTTCATCATTACCAGAACCCTCTTTTTTAATGTCGGGGTTTGCAACTTCCGCTAAAGAGCGTAGAATTTTGATGTCGTGCTCACTGAAAGAACGACACTTTGTCACAAGAAGTAAGATCTCGTGAAGATATTCGATATCAGCGCCTGCGAGAGCCTCACGGACGACGATATAACGTTTTGCTGTAATAATAGAATACATCTTTTTTACAAGATCTTTGTATTCCTGACCTTTTTCAGCTTCGTTGAGTACCATCAAAAACCTTTCAAAGAATTTTTTCTGCAAATCTTCATCGTCGAAAAGACGGTCTTCTTTATTTATAACCTTCTGAAAATACCATACGAATGCCCGTGGGTTTTCGATAGAATGGTCCAAAAGAGTCATTATCTTTTCTCGCAACGCCGTAATGTCTTCTTCAGCAGCGAGCTCACCAAAGGCATAGTCCTTAAGAGCGCTCTGCTTAAAAGAAAAAAGAATGTCGAGGAATCTTTCTTTCCAGTCATCACAATTTTTTCTGATGATGACAAGGATGCGTTTCTTCAAAGCAGAAACTTCTATGTCTTGTATAACAGAAGCTACGTCTTTGATGCCGACGACAGAATCGACAAGTTCGTTGTCGCGTTTTTCATCACGGAAAAATTCCTTGAGAAGAAGTCTTGCTTGGAGCTCTGCAACAATGTCTGCTTTGTCATCACTGACAATCTCTTCGAGGGCTTTCTCAATAACTTGTGACGTTTTTTCGTCTTTAAGAACCTCGGGGAAATCTCTCATGAAATTATAGCA harbors:
- a CDS encoding transcript cleavage factor — protein: MSYLKEFLRHIEDNDIKELRGLWEEYCICDIIEGEELKSILQAIKESSLAKPFGSDVELIVPLWETISDEAISYDIAKLIFDIETTNTAALAALAYNILKKRYGDHKYFNEKIRLIGLRHKKDFQSSLSNYELLTHMDENKFVYHTGGWGVGEVIELSLMREQFTIEFENVVGRKDVAFKTAFKSLIPIPKEHFLSQRFGFPDDLEEEARKDPSKVIRMLLSDLGPKTAVDIKEELYELVIPAGDWTKWWQVARSKIKKDTMIETPKSVRGCFKIRSTELLHEERCKESVAKAKNNKELIAICYNFMRDFPEVLKDEKTSQVIEKALEEIVSDDKADIVAELQARLLLKEFFRDEKRDNELVDSVVGIKDVASVIQDIEVSALKKRILVIIRKNCDDWKERFLDILFSFKQSALKDYAFGELAAEEDITALREKIMTLLDHSIENPRAFVWYFQKVINKEDRLFDDEDLQKKFFERFLMVLNEAEKGQEYKDLVKKMYSIITAKRYIVVREALAGADIEYLHEILLLVTKCRSFSEHDIKILRSLAEVANPDIKKEGSGNDEVDDVMWATQEGFNAMQKRIEHIATVETVSNAREIEAARALGDLRENAEYKFALEKRRRLQGELKTLTQQLNKARVLTADDVASDRIDIGTKVDLEDSQGKKITYTILGPWEADPDKGVLSYRSRFAEEMIGNKEGETFRFKDEIYNIVSVKNIFEE